In the genome of Ziziphus jujuba cultivar Dongzao chromosome 10, ASM3175591v1, the window ATACATATGTTGAAACGGAGACACTAGCAAAATTTGAGTTGATGGATGGTGGTCCTGTGAGAGGTACAGTGTTTCCTAGTGTTCACGTTATCTATATTggtttattttccaaaaacctGTTGATGATTCTCTAGCATTAGTCTTTACAGTCACATCTTCTATACTTGTTTCTGTGTTTTGATATTTCCTTTGTGTGGctttttttaccatatttttaactttaataCTCTGATCGTTGGCATCAATCATGCTGGCGTTCTATCAGGCTCCTGTGTATTAGCAGGTTTCTTTCTTCGTGTTTTATTCCTTTAGTCAGCAAAGATCACCTTTGCCTTGTTGCTCAGTTTCTATGTCGATTGATAACACCATGGTACTTACTGGCGTAtgcacacacatacatacagaGGCCATACAAATTCAATAGGAAACTACACCAACCATAAAAATTTAGAGAACCAGCAATAAAACAATGTCCAATTAGTATATTTTCTGATTATGAATTGTTAGAATTAGACAATTTATACTCCCAGTTGAAGTAGGTTTTCAGACTACCATAACCATTTTGCATTTGCAGGAGAATCAATTCCAGTTAGACTATTTCTTAGTCCATATGAACTTACACCGACATATCGCAATATCAACAACAAGTTTAGTGTGAAGTATTATTTAAATCTGGTTTTGGTGGATGAAGAGGATCGGCGGTATTTCAAGCAGCAAGAAATCACAGTGTACCGACTTGAAACTTGACCATTTCTATAGCTTGGATGGATCCAAACACAATAAGGAGAAAAAAGCGTGTATAGGCTGCGGCATTGGAATGactatttgtttggtttttaaaaGCATAAAGACATGGTTGGTTATTTATTTGGGTCCTCGAATGGTATTGGTGTAATCTGTAATTGTCTTTCTTACATGGAAGTTGTCTCTGGCTTTGTAGCAAAGCTTTTATGTTCTTCATACTTTACTAGTTTTGACCTTTTTAAGCAATGTCTTGAACTGATAGAATAAACAGAGTATATGATTCGAAGTATATAGGCCATTTATACAGATGTTTTATTCCGGATATACAAGACTGTTAAGCCTATATCAACATCATCGCTTTATCACAATTGCATATGGCCAAGTATCTCTATCATGAACCttttcccaaaaataaaaaataaaaaatggtctCTCTATCATGAAGCAACCATAAATAAAATCCTCAACTGGGAACATTGATcggaaaatatgaaaaatttattttcattcacCTTAAGCATGGAGTGGTTGATTTATAACTTACAAGTAATATTCAAATTATCTACGTTTTTACTTGTGATATTTATCTTattcatgcattttttttttattttttttgtttaaatgtatttatttagGTTTTGTGCATATGAttataaactaaaattgaaaagaaaattaaacataagAAAATGAGATGAAttctcatatataatatatataccgGTGAGTTCtttcatatatacacatatatttattttaataatttattattattattttggtactTGAATCTCATTCAATACTTGGTCCACATAACAAAACGGGAAAAATATTCTACAATTTGTCAGCAATGGCTGATAAAGAAAGCACATGTACATCCCAGCTCCTAATATCAAAAGCTTGGGCAATTATAATTATGTTTACAtgagataatttatatatatttgccaaTAGTGTTTTTAACTGTTCGGCGTGCGTCTGTAAGAGTTTGTGTTGGAATCATCAGAATCTTCATAGAATCATACTGGCCTTACAATCCACATCTTAGAATTCTCTGTAGATTCATAATTTTACAGTCTACAATTTCATATTGtcatcaataatcataaaaacagaaagttcaattaaaaaaaaaaaaaaaaaagataataataagagagatcagaaaatatatttaagaataTACAGGTCCGTTCTATTAGTAATTATCTATGTAGTAAAATGGTGCAAAAAGAAACATTTGCACCTCTGTAAATCATAACCATGCTTTCCAATACTAATAACACAGGAAAACATTTTGGTGAAGACATGTCTGTTCAATACCATGAAAACCAAAcccaaagaaggaaaaagaatgaACATATGGAAAAATGAGAGAACATTCTTGCTGGTTGCTTGATGGCcaagaaaaaacgaaaaaaaaaaacactgattTTCACACCACTTCAGAGTGGAAATTGATTGCTTTTTCACTTGGTTTCTTGCATGTCTTCCTCGGTTTTCCAAACGACATCGTCCAGGGAAGTTGACAGGTTCTTATAGAACTAAATCAAAGAGAAACAACAGAAAAGATTCAAACTACATTATTAACTTGAATGTTATGGAATTTAATGTCCTCCTCTATAATGTCTACCAAACATCAAactgaaaataataatagatgaAAAGAGTACCTTATGGAACTCCAAGGTGTCTCCTTTCGCTTTTCGAACCTCAACCATATGGAGAGAAGGTGCAACTTGAAATATCTGATAAGAAAACAAGAAACCTCAAAATCAATGAGAAGGTACATAGTGATACTTTCTCAGGGATAATTAAGCAATTGTGAATCATGCACCTCTGTGGCGACATTAAGGTTTCCCTTTCGTCCAGCTTTCACATTTTCCAGCTTCAACTGTAGGCGACAGTAAAAACACCCATTATTTTCCAGCTAAgttctgaaaaaaaaatcagatttcaGAGACAGACTTTATTTGTTGCTAGCTATTTGTGACCTTGTAGTTTTTCTTCTGTACATCAAAACCAAGTGGCTTTGCTGCTTCTTCAatcttattaattatttcattggcAGGGCTTTTGGATGTGAACCTTGTTTCTCTCTTAAATCCCTGTAACCATGGACATAATTAGAACATGAACAAACATTAGATAAGCAACACCAGTAATCAAGAAAGAAAAtctcaaaaaaaacaaatatatatataaatatatatgttaaccCCTTTGAAAGTTAATGCATGAAATAAAGTATTCAAGGCGGGTACCTGTTCACTACCAAACAAATTGCCAAGGTTCAGCCCTTTTGACATTGAAATTAACTCAAATGCATTCATAGCTGCTGGTTGTTCTTCCTTCTTTTCTGTCACATGGTGTTCCTGTAAAAAAGCCAGCAACACATGAGAAAATCTTTATGACAACAGGCAGATGTTTCCTCAGGTTTAATGCTTCAAACATGCTTAGCACAGCAGGCAGAAGAAATAAACAAAGGAAAaatctaattaataattagcaGTGATTATATTCAACATACTTCTGAATCCTTGAAAACAGCTTCTACGTCATCCAAGTTTGTATCTTCTTTCTCCTCAAATACGGGAGGCTTATAATCTTTCTTAAACCATTCATCTTCCAAAATTTCAGCTATAGTGATACGCTGCCACAGACCACACAATAGATCAGAAATGCCACCTAGAAACACAACTATTCTATAATTCCAgataataaacatatttataggGTACTTTTTCAAAACTCTTAAGGCTAGATGAAAAACTCCTTGAGGTGCAAATTTTTCTGGTTAGGGGTAGAAGAGAATGGGGAAAGGACTAAGGAGTTGCAGACTTTACATATTAAATGATGAAAAATCCTATAAATGCAGAATGCAACTAAGACCAAGTACTGATCAAGACTTTGCATACAGCCTTGTCAATCTagctaaatatataaaaattaaaataaaataaaatgaaaatgaaagcaAATTATTTACAGTCATAGGGTTCGGATCCAAGATTCTAGCAATCAATTTCATGGCACTGAAAGTGAGCCAAGGGGGGCAAGTGAATTCAGCAGCAGAGATCTGCACACAATGAAACAGAATGTCAAACATAGAAGCTAAGAAACCTGAGAGGTTGTGCATCATAGAATTagtaaaatgctcacttttTTATACAGGTTCATAAGATTAGAATCATCAAAAGGCAAGTACCCTGCTAGTAATACAAAGAGAATCACTCCACATGACCACAAGTCCGCAGTCGCCCCATCATAGCCTTTATCATTAAGGACCTGAACACCAAGACATTTCATTTAGATGATTAAGAAACAAACTACTAGAAAgaggaggttttttttttattgaagaaaTTTAAGCCTGGTATGATTTATGATAAGGGTCCATACCTCAGGAGCAACATAATTTGGAGTTCCACAGGTTGTGTGAAGCAGGCCGTCATCCTGTAAACTTAACCTTTCAGTAAGAAATTAAACATGGACTTTGTGATATTAAAGCCATTTCTAGAGCATACCAATCTTCTAAAACTATTATTATGACAAGTGCACCCTAAGAACACTACTGATGG includes:
- the LOC107410429 gene encoding CBL-interacting serine/threonine-protein kinase 3, translating into MNQPKVKRRVGKYEVGRTIGEGTFAKVKFARNSETGEPVALKILDKEKVLKHKMAEQIKREVATMKLIKHPNVVRLYEVMGSKTKIFIVLEFVTGGELFDKIVNHGRMREDEARRYFQQLINAVDYCHSRGVYHRDLKPENLLLDAYGNLKVSDFGLSALSQQVRDDGLLHTTCGTPNYVAPEVLNDKGYDGATADLWSCGVILFVLLAGYLPFDDSNLMNLYKKISAAEFTCPPWLTFSAMKLIARILDPNPMTRITIAEILEDEWFKKDYKPPVFEEKEDTNLDDVEAVFKDSEEHHVTEKKEEQPAAMNAFELISMSKGLNLGNLFGSEQGFKRETRFTSKSPANEIINKIEEAAKPLGFDVQKKNYKLKLENVKAGRKGNLNVATEIFQVAPSLHMVEVRKAKGDTLEFHKFYKNLSTSLDDVVWKTEEDMQETK